The Flavobacterium piscisymbiosum genome includes a region encoding these proteins:
- a CDS encoding SgcJ/EcaC family oxidoreductase has translation MKAICLLIVMLSTTVVLAQSKDEALKKIIQQQELDWNKNDMKSFSQAFSEDAVLINFLGMYWKGKEEIMTQFSHINECCIKPTSIKLEWIDAKFLSENAAYAHIKETLTAKEDYAVPGGVVKKGTVNTKFITAVFEKQNTIWKITTMQVTQVNAPPR, from the coding sequence ATGAAAGCAATATGTTTATTGATTGTAATGTTGAGCACGACAGTTGTTTTAGCTCAGAGCAAAGATGAGGCACTTAAAAAAATTATTCAGCAACAGGAATTAGACTGGAATAAAAACGATATGAAATCCTTTTCTCAGGCCTTTAGTGAAGACGCTGTTTTAATTAATTTTTTAGGAATGTACTGGAAAGGAAAAGAGGAAATAATGACTCAGTTTTCTCATATTAACGAATGTTGTATTAAACCAACATCGATAAAATTGGAATGGATCGATGCTAAATTTTTATCTGAAAATGCGGCTTATGCACATATAAAAGAAACTTTGACAGCAAAAGAGGATTATGCTGTTCCTGGAGGAGTTGTTAAAAAAGGAACTGTAAACACTAAATTTATTACAGCAGTTTTCGAAAAACAGAATACTATCTGGAAAATTACTACTATGCAGGTAACTCAGGTAAATGCTCCACCGAGATAA
- a CDS encoding AraC family transcriptional regulator — protein MEHSGQKLDKYYIKKVDADKKSIYCHHDLMGELFVPTHKHDKAQLLYAEGDVVFVTTETKTYFLPARHFIWIPSGVAHSIEPKSESVTMRNLYFPVEKDEDIFYKSEGIYPVNNLLLQMMLFTNRWNGDLKKGSPNFAIAKAIKAILPQICLTNLPLELPQPKDPRLSKILRHIENNLGETILFAEVAHQFGYSERSLYRLFQKDLNMSFIQYYTIRRILKAIELLLERKLSVKEVALEVGYNSVPTFSNTFFKFLGQRPSDYFNGENIL, from the coding sequence ATGGAACATTCCGGTCAGAAACTAGATAAATACTATATCAAAAAAGTAGATGCCGATAAAAAAAGCATTTACTGCCACCACGATCTGATGGGTGAATTGTTTGTGCCTACACACAAACACGACAAAGCACAATTGCTATATGCCGAAGGTGATGTAGTTTTTGTAACAACAGAAACCAAAACCTATTTTTTGCCGGCAAGACATTTTATTTGGATCCCCAGTGGTGTTGCGCACAGTATTGAGCCAAAATCTGAAAGTGTGACCATGCGAAACTTATATTTTCCGGTTGAAAAAGACGAAGATATATTTTATAAGAGTGAAGGCATTTATCCGGTCAATAATTTATTATTGCAAATGATGCTTTTTACTAATAGGTGGAATGGTGATCTTAAAAAAGGAAGTCCGAATTTTGCCATTGCCAAAGCCATCAAAGCAATATTACCTCAAATTTGCCTGACCAATTTACCTTTAGAGTTACCGCAGCCCAAAGATCCGCGTTTGAGTAAAATTCTGCGACATATAGAGAATAATTTGGGCGAAACGATTCTGTTTGCTGAGGTTGCGCATCAATTTGGGTATAGCGAACGCTCTTTGTATCGCTTGTTCCAGAAAGACCTTAATATGTCATTCATTCAATATTATACCATTCGAAGAATTCTAAAAGCAATTGAGCTTTTATTAGAAAGAAAACTTTCGGTAAAAGAGGTAGCGCTGGAAGTTGGTTATAATAGTGTTCCGACATTCAGTAATACTTTCTTTAAATTCCTCGGACAAAGACCTTCTGATTACTTTAACGGAGAGAATATTCTATAA
- a CDS encoding HlyD family secretion protein — protein MVKIKNETKRNRTFHVLITVIACILVASGIILGIWFYVFNSNHEETNDAQVEQYVTPIMSRITGYVQEVRFDENQFVHKGDTLVIIDNREYKSKLNVALADVQSAKQSSVVAEKNVATTASSTAIGESQLAAAKTNLWKTKLEYERYQALVKDEAATSQQLEKVRADYESAQAHFQEMRERIQSSNLSTSQAQANVPTMQTNIASKQAVADNAALFLSYTIITAPYDGWVGKRTLQPGQMVKEGQSLLSIVSKEKWITANFKETQLQYLTVGQEVRIQADALSGKEFTGIITSLSPASGARFSLLPPDNATGNFVKIEQRIPVRIQLKETNKHAEFLRAGMNITVIAEHQ, from the coding sequence ATGGTTAAGATAAAAAATGAAACTAAAAGAAACAGAACGTTTCATGTATTAATAACAGTTATTGCCTGCATATTAGTAGCAAGCGGAATCATTTTGGGGATTTGGTTTTATGTGTTCAATAGTAATCACGAAGAAACCAATGACGCGCAGGTAGAGCAATATGTAACGCCAATTATGTCGCGTATTACGGGTTATGTGCAGGAAGTTCGTTTTGATGAAAATCAGTTTGTACATAAAGGTGATACTTTAGTTATTATTGATAATCGAGAATACAAATCAAAATTGAATGTGGCGCTGGCCGATGTTCAAAGCGCGAAACAAAGCAGCGTTGTGGCAGAGAAAAATGTAGCAACGACCGCAAGTTCAACTGCAATTGGAGAATCGCAATTGGCTGCAGCCAAAACCAATCTTTGGAAAACAAAATTAGAATACGAACGTTATCAGGCTTTGGTAAAAGACGAAGCCGCAACATCGCAACAATTAGAGAAAGTACGAGCAGATTACGAATCGGCGCAAGCCCATTTTCAGGAAATGAGAGAAAGAATTCAGTCTTCGAATTTAAGTACTTCTCAGGCTCAGGCCAATGTTCCTACGATGCAAACCAATATTGCGTCGAAACAAGCGGTGGCTGATAATGCTGCATTGTTTCTTTCATATACCATAATTACCGCGCCATATGACGGTTGGGTAGGCAAGAGAACTTTGCAACCGGGACAAATGGTCAAAGAAGGACAGTCGTTGCTTTCGATAGTAAGTAAAGAAAAATGGATTACGGCCAATTTTAAAGAAACGCAATTGCAATATTTAACCGTTGGTCAGGAAGTTCGCATTCAGGCTGATGCATTGAGTGGTAAAGAATTTACAGGAATCATCACTTCACTATCTCCTGCAAGTGGTGCGAGATTTTCGTTATTGCCACCGGATAATGCAACAGGAAACTTTGTAAAAATCGAACAAAGAATTCCGGTTCGTATTCAATTGAAAGAAACTAATAAACACGCTGAATTTTTAAGAGCCGGAATGAATATCACCGTTATCGCCGAACACCAATAA
- a CDS encoding LytR/AlgR family response regulator transcription factor, translating into MTKKYTCIIIDDDEIDRLTVLSFAKKFPVLDILGVFESAEDALPFIEKEKVDILFLDIDMPGLNGIEFRKKALEIPVCIFITAHPEHAVESFEIETLDFIVKPLKLDRFAQTVSRIEEFMEIKLKASLFEASIGGDTIYIKEGHEQTKVKLHEILYLEALKDYTLVITDKKRHCVLSSIGNLLKEDHFQSFIRIHRSFAVQKQFIQKINSTEIILNNNIAIPVGRSYKENLNLFS; encoded by the coding sequence ATGACCAAAAAATACACTTGTATTATTATCGACGATGACGAAATAGACAGACTTACGGTATTATCGTTTGCCAAGAAGTTTCCTGTTCTGGATATTCTGGGTGTTTTTGAATCGGCAGAAGATGCGCTTCCGTTTATCGAAAAAGAAAAAGTTGACATCTTATTTCTGGATATTGATATGCCGGGCCTGAACGGAATTGAGTTTAGAAAAAAAGCTTTAGAAATTCCGGTTTGTATTTTTATTACCGCACATCCTGAACATGCCGTAGAAAGTTTTGAGATCGAAACATTAGATTTTATCGTAAAACCCTTAAAACTGGATCGCTTTGCACAAACCGTAAGCCGTATCGAAGAGTTTATGGAAATCAAACTCAAAGCATCTCTTTTTGAAGCCAGTATTGGCGGCGATACCATTTATATTAAAGAAGGTCACGAACAAACGAAAGTCAAACTGCATGAAATTTTATATCTCGAAGCCTTAAAAGATTATACGTTGGTTATTACCGATAAAAAAAGACATTGCGTTTTATCGAGTATTGGTAATTTGTTGAAAGAAGATCACTTTCAGTCTTTCATCAGGATTCACCGAAGTTTTGCGGTGCAGAAACAATTTATTCAAAAGATCAATTCAACCGAAATTATTCTGAACAACAACATTGCTATTCCCGTTGGCAGAAGTTATAAGGAAAACCTAAACTTGTTCTCATGA
- a CDS encoding nucleotidyltransferase domain-containing protein, protein MTKLIKKITEMIENISVTDKQEDSITSSVENLNNKLTHEDCDLFVQETFTNGSWERDTILRPLDDVDVFAVLNKAEWIDEEGNLPNPQTVLTNFKDYLNGIGDYKDKVSQSRPCVTIDLSKINFDVLPSFEEGDGYKIPNHDLKSWTFTNPISLSQRLEDTDKYCGYNLKKVIKAVKYWNRENDKMIPSYIIEEIAISIFETDKFSDLEEGIRLWFFNAENHLKSKDFTSENKFNSSKDNIEEVKQKLDEAKKLVDSDKESDAIKIWKEIFRKEFPTANIEEARNFSSELSKGNLKIDSSGLLSTTVGKSITSSKGYYGDSK, encoded by the coding sequence ATGACCAAATTAATTAAAAAAATAACCGAAATGATTGAAAATATCTCGGTTACAGACAAACAAGAAGATAGTATTACTTCTTCAGTTGAAAATTTAAATAATAAACTAACACATGAGGATTGTGACTTATTTGTTCAAGAAACATTTACTAATGGTTCGTGGGAAAGAGATACAATATTAAGACCACTTGATGATGTTGACGTTTTTGCTGTTCTCAATAAAGCTGAATGGATTGACGAAGAAGGCAATTTACCTAACCCTCAAACAGTTCTTACAAATTTTAAGGATTATCTTAATGGTATTGGAGATTATAAAGACAAAGTTTCTCAATCTAGACCTTGTGTCACAATTGACTTAAGTAAAATTAATTTTGATGTACTTCCTAGCTTTGAAGAAGGCGATGGCTACAAAATACCAAATCATGATCTAAAAAGCTGGACATTTACCAATCCTATAAGCTTATCGCAAAGATTAGAGGATACTGATAAATATTGTGGTTATAATCTAAAAAAAGTAATTAAGGCAGTAAAATATTGGAACAGAGAAAATGACAAAATGATACCTTCTTATATCATTGAAGAAATTGCTATTAGCATTTTTGAAACTGACAAGTTTTCTGATCTTGAGGAAGGAATACGTCTTTGGTTTTTCAACGCCGAGAATCACTTAAAATCTAAAGATTTTACTTCTGAGAATAAATTCAATTCAAGCAAAGACAATATAGAAGAAGTTAAACAGAAACTTGACGAAGCAAAAAAATTAGTTGATTCTGATAAAGAGTCGGATGCAATAAAAATTTGGAAAGAAATTTTCAGAAAAGAGTTTCCAACAGCAAATATTGAAGAAGCACGAAATTTTTCAAGTGAACTTTCTAAAGGAAATTTAAAAATTGATTCCTCTGGCTTGCTGTCAACAACTGTTGGTAAATCAATTACATCTTCAAAAGGATATTATGGGGATAGTAAATAA
- a CDS encoding MFS transporter yields the protein MEDKSIFKSWVPKWAIIIILFVCLLHSMILLGVYTSNVTYAASFLDIEPEDLQFAMCVTYGTLLATILIESRFSSFFPAKNYLMAVYSVIGITIISSAYITNFYVFLLLRVAEGILMALPVITIRQLLIEQFHSKNAIIIGFSFYYGSLLLSTPFIMNIAVWFLDHYDWKYMLYVSGGLQVLNVFLILVTFRGHRITKKIPLYQIDWISYILVLTAILCGAYFFVYAEKKYWFESSHMVLMLMIALITGGLFIFKELLVKRPTFDFEVFKYANLRIGFLLFFLFYISRATLSLCHSAMYSIWNWDPSRVAGVQYINGLGNVIGLILAAFFLMKSVSTKVIFIIGFSLIALFHFWFTFLFVPDVALSDIIIPYILQGIGVGFLFVPLILFTTSSVPAKMAVSSGIVGVSGRFWGSTIGFCVMQNAMVFLNKKHFLKLSQFVTGDNPQAQETITKTAQSFAAKGYSLDESNALALKKVFGTITKQSTLLADMEIYTIVGYGLVVLIILIACNQHLRQTMTLVKSKIWIG from the coding sequence ATGGAAGATAAAAGTATTTTTAAATCCTGGGTTCCAAAATGGGCAATCATAATTATTTTGTTTGTCTGTCTCTTGCATTCCATGATTTTATTGGGAGTTTATACTTCAAACGTAACCTACGCAGCGAGTTTTCTGGACATTGAGCCCGAAGATTTGCAGTTTGCAATGTGTGTTACCTACGGAACTTTGCTGGCCACGATTTTGATCGAAAGTAGATTTTCGAGTTTCTTCCCTGCCAAAAATTATCTCATGGCGGTTTATTCGGTTATTGGGATTACGATAATTTCATCAGCCTATATTACGAACTTTTATGTCTTTTTATTGCTGCGTGTTGCCGAAGGGATTTTAATGGCGCTTCCGGTTATTACAATCAGACAATTGTTGATAGAACAGTTTCATTCAAAAAACGCCATCATAATTGGTTTCTCTTTTTATTACGGATCATTGTTATTGTCAACGCCGTTTATCATGAATATCGCCGTTTGGTTTCTGGATCATTACGATTGGAAATACATGTTGTATGTTTCGGGCGGACTTCAGGTTCTGAATGTTTTTTTGATTCTGGTTACTTTTCGCGGACATAGAATCACAAAGAAAATTCCGTTGTATCAAATCGACTGGATCAGTTATATTTTGGTTTTAACGGCGATTCTTTGTGGTGCTTACTTTTTTGTTTATGCCGAAAAAAAATACTGGTTTGAGTCTTCGCACATGGTTTTAATGCTAATGATTGCCTTGATTACAGGAGGTTTATTTATTTTTAAAGAACTTTTGGTAAAAAGACCCACTTTTGATTTCGAAGTTTTTAAATACGCCAATCTCCGAATTGGGTTTTTATTGTTCTTCCTTTTTTACATCAGCAGAGCAACATTGAGTCTTTGTCATTCGGCGATGTATTCAATCTGGAATTGGGATCCATCCCGAGTTGCCGGAGTACAATACATAAACGGATTAGGAAACGTAATCGGACTTATTTTGGCTGCTTTTTTTCTAATGAAATCCGTTTCGACCAAAGTCATTTTTATCATCGGGTTTTCGTTAATTGCGTTATTTCACTTTTGGTTTACATTCCTTTTTGTACCTGATGTCGCTTTATCAGATATTATCATTCCGTATATTCTGCAAGGTATTGGTGTTGGATTTTTATTTGTACCGTTAATATTATTCACTACATCATCGGTTCCGGCAAAAATGGCGGTTTCTTCAGGAATTGTTGGGGTTTCAGGACGTTTCTGGGGAAGCACAATTGGATTTTGTGTCATGCAGAATGCGATGGTATTTTTAAACAAAAAACACTTTCTTAAACTAAGCCAATTCGTAACCGGAGATAATCCGCAAGCTCAGGAAACAATCACCAAAACAGCGCAGAGTTTCGCTGCAAAAGGATATTCGCTTGACGAGTCGAATGCTCTTGCCTTAAAAAAAGTCTTCGGAACCATCACCAAACAATCGACTTTACTGGCCGATATGGAGATTTATACCATCGTAGGTTATGGTTTGGTGGTTTTAATTATTCTTATTGCATGCAATCAACATTTAAGACAAACAATGACGTTGGTTAAGAGCAAGATTTGGATAGGGTAA
- a CDS encoding DUF58 domain-containing protein: protein MKIESEIEKVSSFQHLEMLANQVVEGFISGMHKSPFHGFSAEFAEHKVYNAGESTKHIDWKLFAKTDRLYTKRFEEETNLRCHLIVDNSSSMHYPELKSGQPFYEKKIGFAVLASAVLMNILKKQRDAVGLSVFSDSYEYYAPEKGSDRHHRMLLNKLEQLLEQPKVKKTTDTITYLHQIAEKMHRRSMIIIFTDMFQSEDDEKLFNALQHLKHNKHKVVLFHVVDDKTELKFDFDNTPRKFIDLESGEEVSIFADNVKAEYEKRAEEYFKKLSLTCAKNQIKYVPVNVGDNFEKILTTYLVEKQNFG from the coding sequence ATGAAAATCGAATCGGAAATAGAGAAAGTATCCAGTTTTCAGCATCTCGAAATGCTGGCAAATCAGGTTGTAGAAGGTTTTATATCCGGAATGCACAAGAGTCCGTTTCATGGGTTTTCGGCAGAATTTGCAGAGCATAAAGTGTATAATGCAGGAGAAAGCACCAAACATATCGATTGGAAATTGTTTGCCAAAACGGACCGTTTGTATACCAAACGTTTTGAGGAAGAAACCAATTTACGATGTCATTTGATTGTCGATAATTCGTCGTCGATGCATTATCCGGAACTAAAATCAGGTCAGCCTTTTTATGAAAAGAAGATTGGTTTTGCGGTTTTGGCTTCGGCAGTTTTAATGAATATTTTAAAGAAACAGCGTGATGCCGTAGGTTTGAGCGTTTTCTCAGACAGTTACGAATATTATGCTCCCGAAAAAGGAAGCGATCGCCATCATAGAATGTTGCTCAATAAACTGGAACAATTATTAGAGCAGCCAAAAGTGAAGAAAACGACCGATACGATTACATATTTGCATCAAATTGCGGAGAAAATGCACCGTCGTTCGATGATTATTATATTTACGGATATGTTTCAGTCAGAAGATGATGAGAAGCTGTTTAATGCTTTGCAGCACCTTAAACACAATAAGCATAAAGTAGTTTTGTTTCATGTAGTTGATGATAAAACAGAGCTTAAATTTGACTTTGACAATACGCCAAGAAAGTTTATCGACTTAGAATCAGGCGAAGAAGTATCTATTTTTGCCGATAATGTAAAAGCAGAGTATGAAAAAAGGGCAGAGGAGTACTTTAAAAAACTCTCTTTGACTTGTGCAAAGAACCAAATTAAGTACGTTCCGGTGAATGTTGGCGATAATTTTGAAAAAATATTGACTACATATTTAGTTGAAAAACAAAACTTTGGCTAA
- a CDS encoding M1 family aminopeptidase has protein sequence MKIFYSFLCVLAFTTIGFSQSKQKENLLLENGVSEQLAIFRKKQVSDVRYDLGFEIPGQKTENIKSDLKLYLTLSDLSQPLYLDFKEKTSNIKSIQVNEKSIAIVHEKGHIVIADKDLILGKNTVAISFIAGNLSLNRNDDFLYTLLVPDRASTLFPCLDQPDIKATYKLSLTVPKDWTVLAGADVKEKVEKGDFTSYAFGESDKMSTYLFSFVAGKFKTVTQQPGNREMTMLYRENNPEKFRVSADTIFNLHQQSVDFLEKYTNYKFPFQKLDFASIPVFQYGGMEHVGAIQYRESTLFLDNSSTDSEKLDRAKLIAHETSHMWFGDLVTMKWFDDVWMKEVFANFMADKIMNPIFPKVNHNLQFLTAHYPNAYAEDRSLGTHPIKQHLENLKDAGSLYGAIIYNKAPIMMRQLEASMGKEAFQKGIEKYIKKYANDNADWNNLVEILDAETPLDMKKWSEVWVNKYGRAIFSDQIKYDVQNRISSFEIWQEAEGKSDNVWPQIFDIGLVYPDQVKVLSVNIKDRNLSLKEAIGLEKPLSIIYNYNGFGYGVFPLDGNIESVLNLKDEVGRASTYINIYENTLTGNVTPGKAFDCFLKGIQQEENELVLKVITNQTSNVFWKFLTEKQQTKAQKQLEAVLYSRLQANLPSNIKKTLFNLFSSIAYSNSAKAKLYSLWSKEKVIQSLKLNEDDYTNMATNLAIFKHSKADEILNKARTTITNPDKQKRFDFLLPSLSKDEMVRDAFVKLLKDDENREKESWVAVGLANINHPLHQKSAQKYIRFSLDLVEEIQRTGDIFFPKDWLNNTIGKYSSKYAFDEVQRFLKENPNFSPILKRKLLQATDGLYRAQNIKKETE, from the coding sequence ATGAAAATTTTCTACAGCTTTCTTTGTGTTCTCGCATTTACAACAATTGGTTTTTCTCAATCGAAACAAAAAGAAAATCTTCTTTTAGAAAATGGTGTTTCAGAACAATTGGCTATTTTTCGAAAAAAACAAGTTTCAGATGTTCGATATGATTTGGGATTTGAAATTCCGGGTCAGAAAACCGAAAATATCAAATCAGATTTGAAATTGTATTTGACTTTGTCAGATTTGAGTCAGCCTTTATATTTAGATTTTAAAGAGAAAACATCCAACATAAAATCAATTCAGGTAAACGAAAAAAGTATTGCCATTGTTCACGAAAAAGGACATATTGTTATTGCTGATAAAGACTTGATTTTAGGAAAAAATACAGTTGCGATTTCGTTTATAGCTGGAAATTTATCCCTAAACCGAAACGATGATTTTCTGTATACTTTATTAGTTCCGGATCGCGCCAGTACATTATTCCCGTGCTTGGATCAGCCCGATATAAAAGCTACTTACAAATTGAGTTTAACGGTTCCTAAAGACTGGACAGTTTTGGCTGGAGCCGATGTAAAAGAGAAAGTAGAAAAAGGAGATTTTACGAGTTATGCTTTTGGAGAATCAGATAAAATGAGTACATACTTATTTTCGTTTGTTGCCGGAAAATTTAAAACGGTGACACAGCAACCAGGCAATAGAGAAATGACGATGTTATATCGTGAAAACAATCCGGAAAAATTCAGAGTAAGCGCCGATACTATTTTTAATTTACACCAACAATCGGTTGACTTTTTAGAAAAATATACCAATTATAAATTTCCTTTTCAGAAGTTAGATTTTGCTTCGATTCCGGTTTTTCAATATGGCGGAATGGAACATGTTGGCGCGATTCAGTATAGAGAATCGACTTTGTTTTTGGATAACAGCTCAACCGACAGCGAGAAATTAGATCGTGCCAAACTCATTGCACACGAAACCTCGCATATGTGGTTTGGCGATTTGGTTACCATGAAATGGTTCGACGATGTCTGGATGAAAGAAGTCTTTGCCAATTTTATGGCAGATAAAATCATGAACCCGATTTTTCCGAAAGTCAATCATAATCTACAATTTTTAACGGCGCATTATCCTAACGCTTACGCGGAAGATCGTTCGTTGGGTACACATCCGATAAAACAACATTTGGAGAATCTAAAAGATGCCGGATCACTTTACGGAGCGATTATTTATAATAAAGCCCCAATTATGATGCGCCAGCTCGAAGCTTCGATGGGAAAGGAAGCTTTCCAGAAAGGAATTGAAAAATACATTAAAAAATACGCCAACGACAATGCCGACTGGAATAATCTGGTCGAAATTCTGGATGCCGAAACACCACTTGACATGAAAAAGTGGAGCGAAGTTTGGGTGAATAAATATGGAAGAGCGATTTTTAGTGATCAGATAAAATACGATGTTCAAAACCGAATTTCATCGTTTGAAATTTGGCAGGAGGCAGAAGGCAAATCTGATAATGTGTGGCCTCAGATTTTTGATATTGGTTTAGTATATCCTGATCAGGTAAAAGTACTTAGTGTCAATATAAAAGACAGGAATTTATCACTGAAAGAAGCCATTGGACTTGAAAAACCGCTTAGTATCATTTACAATTATAATGGTTTTGGTTACGGCGTTTTTCCGCTTGACGGGAATATAGAATCTGTTTTGAATTTGAAAGATGAGGTAGGAAGAGCGTCAACCTATATCAATATTTATGAAAATACCTTAACAGGAAATGTTACGCCAGGTAAAGCTTTTGATTGTTTTTTAAAAGGAATTCAGCAGGAAGAAAACGAGTTGGTTTTGAAAGTAATTACCAATCAAACGAGTAATGTCTTTTGGAAATTCCTAACCGAAAAACAACAAACCAAAGCGCAGAAACAATTAGAAGCTGTTTTGTACAGTCGTTTACAAGCCAATTTACCAAGCAACATCAAAAAGACTTTATTTAATTTATTCAGTTCGATTGCGTATTCAAATTCGGCGAAAGCCAAATTATATTCGTTATGGAGCAAAGAAAAAGTGATTCAAAGCTTAAAATTAAACGAGGATGATTACACCAATATGGCAACGAATCTGGCGATATTTAAACATAGTAAAGCCGATGAAATTCTGAATAAAGCCAGAACAACAATTACAAATCCGGACAAACAAAAGCGATTTGATTTTTTGCTGCCGTCTTTATCGAAAGATGAAATGGTTCGCGATGCGTTTGTAAAATTATTAAAAGACGATGAAAATAGGGAGAAAGAATCCTGGGTCGCTGTAGGTTTGGCGAATATCAATCATCCGTTGCATCAGAAAAGTGCTCAAAAATACATTAGATTTTCGCTAGATTTGGTTGAAGAAATTCAGCGTACGGGAGATATTTTCTTTCCAAAAGACTGGCTGAATAATACAATTGGTAAATATTCGTCGAAATATGCTTTTGATGAAGTGCAGCGATTCTTAAAAGAAAACCCTAATTTTAGTCCGATATTAAAAAGAAAACTGTTGCAGGCGACAGATGGTTTATACCGCGCACAAAATATAAAAAAGGAAACCGAATGA
- a CDS encoding TolC family protein has product MLIFIIVLTFSNVQAQEIHSVSLSEAVKLAKENNKKILRSQLETTLSEQNIKERKELRLPDIELNGVYSRITNITEFKGSGFLKDKEVTKAIPEIYEVNSTFKMPIYAGNKINNAIKIANQENEIAKIKTEKTENDIELEVVANYLAIYKMMELQKIFEENIKEEKSRLKEVQSLQKHGTVTKNEVLRAELQLSDRELNSLTNSKNIKIALHDLKTLIQLPENEEVAIDTTANMDKMNGLDPYDFYLQKAFQNEEMRIASQELNIKKTELKLVKGNYLPTVNFFGNYGFYYPNYKFFPPNPYLYTLGQIGIEAHFDISALYKNKTKVQQATTQIEWQKMQSEIIKDEIQDKLFKEHTQYQEILEKFVVVDKALDLANENYRIVKLKYLNQLVLITEMVDADNALLQAKYNKISTRLDAILKHYELLHTAGIMPDQI; this is encoded by the coding sequence GTGTTGATATTTATAATCGTATTAACATTCAGTAATGTACAAGCACAGGAAATTCATTCGGTTTCATTAAGTGAAGCGGTGAAACTGGCCAAAGAAAACAATAAAAAAATCCTTAGATCTCAATTAGAGACTACGCTCTCAGAGCAAAACATCAAAGAAAGAAAAGAACTCCGTTTACCGGATATCGAATTAAACGGCGTTTATTCGAGAATTACCAATATTACGGAATTCAAAGGAAGCGGTTTTTTGAAAGACAAAGAGGTAACGAAGGCGATTCCTGAAATTTATGAGGTGAATTCTACCTTTAAAATGCCAATTTATGCTGGAAACAAGATCAACAACGCTATTAAAATTGCCAATCAGGAAAACGAAATTGCCAAAATAAAAACCGAAAAGACCGAAAATGATATCGAGCTCGAAGTGGTGGCGAATTATCTGGCGATTTATAAAATGATGGAACTTCAGAAGATTTTTGAAGAAAACATCAAAGAAGAAAAAAGCCGATTAAAAGAAGTTCAGTCCTTGCAAAAACACGGAACCGTTACCAAAAACGAAGTTCTTAGGGCAGAATTACAACTTTCTGATCGTGAATTAAACTCCTTGACGAATTCTAAGAATATAAAAATCGCCTTGCATGATTTAAAAACTTTGATTCAGCTTCCGGAAAACGAAGAAGTAGCAATTGATACTACGGCCAATATGGATAAAATGAATGGCTTGGATCCGTATGATTTTTATTTACAAAAAGCTTTTCAGAACGAAGAAATGCGAATCGCCAGCCAGGAATTAAACATCAAGAAAACAGAACTGAAATTGGTGAAAGGAAATTATCTGCCAACAGTAAATTTCTTTGGGAATTATGGTTTTTATTATCCTAACTACAAATTTTTTCCGCCAAATCCGTATTTGTACACTTTAGGGCAAATTGGTATTGAGGCACATTTTGATATTTCGGCTTTGTATAAAAACAAAACCAAAGTACAGCAAGCTACGACGCAAATCGAATGGCAAAAAATGCAGTCTGAAATTATAAAAGATGAAATTCAGGACAAGTTGTTTAAAGAACATACACAATATCAGGAAATCCTTGAAAAGTTTGTGGTGGTTGACAAAGCTTTGGATTTGGCCAATGAAAATTACCGAATTGTAAAACTAAAATACTTAAACCAATTGGTTTTAATAACCGAAATGGTCGATGCTGATAATGCTTTATTACAGGCAAAATACAATAAGATTTCTACAAGATTGGATGCGATTCTTAAACATTATGAATTACTTCATACGGCCGGAATAATGCCGGATCAGATTTAA